Proteins found in one Aspergillus puulaauensis MK2 DNA, chromosome 8, nearly complete sequence genomic segment:
- a CDS encoding bZIP transcription factor (COG:S;~EggNog:ENOG410PWRR;~InterPro:IPR021833;~PFAM:PF11905) — translation MVTGSDQLSSSEKKRLRDRRGQKKLREKRESRIQALERQVATCKQHHGVDRTGNLISVVNQLYRENEALRARHARLRAALMEDDPANHIPINLGNIEPPRLSSLDQVPISLAPNQLPTESDHSDQTQSLATTATQAEPNLSNTADASQDAGDQLPPESAWYLVPMSTTQANQIAFPGTCPWFEYPDLVSACPTTASPLDLLHGTRRNFLADEIHGSLRHRAIRDAECLAFGWLLYHFSKWLVMPDPTTFARLSPFQRPIKPQFQVDHPRAIDMVVWPQMRANLLNNWTSYDFVDLMAYMSCCTKLRWPWGKPILERDSDDELQMRGDYFETFTKESAWGLTSEFIERYPELLQGMDVEAVRFRLSLPNEV, via the coding sequence ATGGTAACCGGATCAGACCAGCTTTCCTCGTCCGAAAAGAAACGCCTTCGGGATAGAAGGGGCCAGAAGAAGCTCCGGGAGAAACGCGAGAGCCGGATCCAGGCCTTGGAGCGCCAGGTTGCGACTTGCAAACAGCACCATGGCGTCGATAGAACAGGCAATCTTATTTCCGTAGTGAACCAGCTATACAGGGAGAACGAAGCTCTTCGGGCGCGACATGCCCGCTTACGTGCAGCTCTCATGGAGGATGATCCAGCAAACCACATACCAATCAATCTTGGGAATATTGAGCCACCTAGGCTGTCTAGTTTAGACCAGGTGCCTATATCCCTCGCACCAAACCAACTGCCAACCGAGTCGGATCATTCAGATCAGACCCAAAGCCTGGCCACGACTGCAACTCAGGCGGAACCAAATCTAAGCAACACCGCGGATGCCTCTCAAGATGCTGGAGATCAACTTCCCCCAGAGAGTGCGTGGTACTTGGTACCTATGAGCACTACCCAGGCAAACCAAATAGCATTCCCAGGAACCTGCCCATGGTTCGAATATCCCGATCTCGTATCCGCATGCCCTACAACGGCATCACCACTGGACCTTCTGCACGGGACTCGCCGCAACTTCCTAGCCGATGAGATCCATGGTAGCCTTCGGCACCGCGCGATCCGAGACGCCGAATGCCTAGCATTTGGATGGCTATTATACCATTTCAGTAAATGGCTTGTCATGCCAGATCCAACGACATTCGCACGACTGTCCCCATTCCAACGGCCTATCAAACCGCAGTTCCAGGTTGACCACCCCCGCGCGATAGACATGGTGGTGTGGCCGCAGATGCGAGCCAACCTGCTGAACAACTGGACCAGCTACGACTTTGTGGATTTGATGGCGTACATGAGCTGCTGCACGAAACTGCGGTGGCCGTGGGGGAAGCCCATTCTGGAACGTGATTCGGATGATGAGTTGCAGATGCGTGGAGACTATTTCGAGACCTTCACCAAGGAGAGTGCGTGGGGATTGACGTCGGAGTTTATCGAGCGTTATCCGGAGCTGTTACAGGGAATGGATGTCGAGGCGGTCCGGTTCCGACTCAGCCTGCCGAATGAGGTTTAA
- a CDS encoding uncharacterized protein (COG:S;~EggNog:ENOG410Q094;~SECRETED:SignalP(1-22)): MRYSSLLQVAAALVSFSIPAFAADPRYCANGNVIDAKDFTLEEQADNSHLAALSKHFQDAGKNASVSAVLSSANRAMSKGSPPSGNGNPSEAWAWQSGDYKTTKWMPQGVTSSADALGKGDWNDHEAWVVSWYQKEGGKNVRVSFVDRKTHEYRHVLLVYPSADDDFESITIHAGGIMWYGNILYVVDTSNGIRAFDLDNIWEVETGDGVGKTSDGKYSAAGYKYVLPQVRWYKWTPGSDSPFRFSWISLDRSDSPDTLLVGEFVRDGEVDDNNNPVPIRLVKYQLDTETRRLRTNDKGIATANWAHCVDIVKVQGGMSHDGKFYLSRSNGRNPKAGDLLTWEEGKTAKEHAGFFMAGNEDLSYNPVRKEYYTVTEYDGGRYILSYKD, from the exons ATGCGGTACTCTTCACTCCTTCAGGTGGCCGCGGCCCTCGTTTCTTTCTCGATTCCAGCCTTCGCAGCAGACCCTCGCTACTGCGCAAACGGCAACGTTATCGACGCGAAGGACTTCACCCTCGAAGAACAAGCCGACAACAGCCACCTCGCCGCGCTCTCCAAACACTTCCAGGATGCCGGCAAGAACGCCAGCGTCTCCGCCGTTCTCTCGTCCGCAAACCGCGCCATGAGCAAGGGCTCCCCACCCTCCGGTAATGGAAACCCATCCGAAGCCTGGGCCTGGCAATCCGGCGACTACAAGACAACCAAGTGGATGCCGCAAGGCGTCACCAGCTCCGCCGATGCACTCGGAAAGGGAGACTGGAATGACCACGAGGCTTGGGTCGTGAGTTGGTACCAGAAGGAAGGGGGGAAGAATGTGCGGGTTAGCTTCGTGGATCGTAAGACTCACGAGTACCGCCACGTTCTGCTTGTTTATCCCAGTGCGGACGATGACTTCGAGTCTATCACCATCCATGCGGGCGGGATCATGTGGTATGGGAACATACTGTATGTGGTTGACACGAGTAATGGCATCCGGGCtttcgacctcgacaacatcTGGGAGGTTGAGACTGGAGATGGCGTTGGAAAGACGAGTGATGGCAAGTATTCAGCTGCTGGATATAAATATGTCCTGCCTCAAGTTCG CTGGTACAAATGGACCCCAGGCTCGGACTCCCCCTTCCGCTTCTCTTGGATCTCGCTCGACCGCAGCGACTCCCCAGACActcttctcgtcggcgaaTTCGTGCGCGACGGCGAAGtcgacgacaacaacaaccctgTTCCCATCCGACTCGTTAAGTACCAGCTCGACACGGAGACGCGCCGTCTGCGCACGAACGACAAGGGCATTGCAACGGCCAACTGGGCCCACTGCGTCGACATCGTCAAGGTCCAGGGTGGCATGTCCCATGACGGGAAATTCTATCTCTCGCGTAGCAATGGTCGCAACCCCAAGGCTGGTGATTTGCTTAcctgggaggagggaaagacTGCGAAGGAGCATGCGGGTTTCTTCATGGCTGGGAATGAGGATCTGAGTTATAACCCCGTGCGCAAGGAGTATTATACCGTTACTGAGTATGATGGTGGGCGGTACATCTTGTCCTACAAGGATTAG
- a CDS encoding nuclear transport factor 2 family protein (COG:S;~EggNog:ENOG410Q0W0;~InterPro:IPR027843,IPR032710;~PFAM:PF14534) — translation MDSSEIKACEHKTWDALCKSGSALIPLLAEDSIMLFPGGMILSKQSTPSLESVLTSEMFVPWQTYTISEDEVRFLDSHATSALITYRVVAERAGEENPTVFEALCSSTWRKMNQSDRDPGRWEMVSHQQTPI, via the coding sequence ATGGATTCCTCCGAGATCAAAGCTTGCGAGCACAAAACATGGGACGCGCTCTGCAAATCCGGCTCCGCCCTGATCCCTCTACTGGCAGAGGACAGCATCATGCTATTTCCCGGTGGGATGATTCTATCCAAGCAATCGACGCCCAGCCTCGAATCGGTCCTAACCAGCGAGATGTTTGTACCGTGGCAGACGTACACCAtatccgaggacgaggtaCGCTTTCTCGACTCCCACGCGACCTCTGCCCTTATCACGTACCGGGTGGTGGCTGAACGGGCCGGAGAGGAGAACCCTACAGTTTTCGAGGCGTTATGCTCGAGTACATGGCGGAAGATGAACCAGTCCGACAGAGACCCTGGTCGCTGGGAGATGGTATCTCATCAGCAGACTCCTATCTGA
- a CDS encoding uncharacterized protein (COG:S;~EggNog:ENOG410PZF2;~SECRETED:SignalP(1-19)): MLFSKPLGVVLIQVAATYAKSTASGGCGDADACIGTEHCVTKTFTTPVSTVVTTCVPTPTCIGVYGSCDSGGSGPMCCSTYCAATKCRSTDDDWPNCSEDMGPCIADENCCYKNKCVEGLCVRPSSCFPSGH, translated from the exons ATGCTTTTCTCCAAACCACTCGGTGTTGTCCTGATCCAGGTTGCCGCGACTT ACGCGAAGTCCACTGCATCAGGCGGATGCGGCGATGCCGACGCCTGCATTGGAACCGAGCACTGCGTAACCAAAACATTCACGACCCCCGTCTCAACAGTCGTCACCACCTGCGTCCCCACCCCGACCTGCATCGGTGTATACG GAAGCTGTGATTCTGGCGGTTCCGGTCCGATGTGCTGCTCGACCTACTGCGCTGCTACCAAATGCCGCAGCACAGACGACGACTGGCCTAACTGCTCGGAGGACATGGGACCATGTATTGCGGACGAGAATTGCTGCTATAAGAATAAGTGTGTTGAGGGGCTTTGTGTGCGTCCTTCGTCGTGTTTCCCGTCTGGACATTAG
- a CDS encoding zinc finger MYND domain-containing protein (COG:S;~EggNog:ENOG410PS5Y;~InterPro:IPR002893;~PFAM:PF01753) translates to MAPASSPCDNCGIPATFQCFGCKDAPQYEHGDVRNAFYCSSDCQKEHRPQHKAYCKIMATRKKLLRVASVCKAAVLGYRELEFDVELSKIELRDNTLYLYDNQKDLSVPPKRGPFPEHLTSNAQHKEAALSWFFCFASQALLSVLLPKLLADIPCKIECMDMRITKPLIVTQVIPGPDSSPDVLSLDAAEGHHVAIKISLFPSKESWVLDVTSAQYGFKEPLETYPKYVAERQCVGIELDPYNFTVTSDVDFILNDPLGTAVRQKMFQAELPSRRRFAAFVDTGVDKGILDGSPSEFAKKLEAFKLALKLHMCM, encoded by the exons ATGGCACCAGCCAGCTCACCCTGCGACAACTGCGGAATTCCGGCCACATTTCAATGTTTCGGCTGCAAAGACGCACCTCAGTACGAGCACGGCGATGTGAGAAATGCTTTCTACTGTAGCTCAGACTGCCAGAAGGAACATCGTCCCCAACACAAAGCGTACTGCAAGATCATGGCCACTCGAAAGAAGCTTCTCCGCGTTGCATCCGTCTGCAaggctgctgttcttggcTATCGCGAACTCGAGTTCGATGTTGAACTCTCCAAGATTGAGCTTCGAGACAACACCTTGTACCTTTACGATAACCAGAAAGATCTTTCCGTTCCCCCGAAGCGTGGTCCGTTCCCTGAGCATCTCACCTCCAACGCTCAACACAAAGAGGCCGCCCTTTCCTGGTTCTTCTGTTTCGCAAGTCAGGCGTTATTGAGCGTGCTTCTACCAAAGCTTCTAGCTG ACATACCATGCAAGATTGAATGCATGGACATGAGAATAACGAAGCCTTTGATAGTCACCCAAGTCATCCCCGGCCCCGACTCCTCCCCCGACGTACTGAGTCTTGATGCTGCCGAAGGACACCACGTTGCTATTAAGATCAGCCTATTTCCAAGCAAGGAATCCTGGGTGCTTGACGTAACATCAGCCCAGTACGGCTTTAAGGAACCCCTTGAGACCTACCCCAAATACGTTGCAGAAAGGCAATGCGTTGGCATAGAACTCGACCCATACAACTTTACTGTGACGTCCGATGTAGACTTTATCTTGAATGACCCCCTTGGAACAGCAGTGCGACAGAAGATGTTTCAAGCTGAGCTCCCATCACGTCGCCGATTCGCAGCATTTGTTGATACTGGTGTTGACAAGGGTATTCTAGATGGGTCGCCTTCTGAGTTTGCAAAGAAACTGGAAGCCTTCAAGCTCGCGTTGAAGTTGCACATGTGTATGTGA
- a CDS encoding uncharacterized protein (COG:G;~EggNog:ENOG410PHGF;~InterPro:IPR005829,IPR005828,IPR003663,IPR036259, IPR020846;~PFAM:PF00083,PF07690;~TransMembrane:12 (i125-144o164-187i199-220o226-248i260-278o290-313i384-404o416-438i445-466o472-490i511-531o543-562i);~go_component: GO:0016020 - membrane [Evidence IEA];~go_component: GO:0016021 - integral component of membrane [Evidence IEA];~go_function: GO:0022857 - transmembrane transporter activity [Evidence IEA];~go_process: GO:0055085 - transmembrane transport [Evidence IEA]), translating to MGEKDDYPQAAGQDTQHVETSSSIAAGKEDAELAKEWSRDVKGDEEAIPASKKLHNPLAGLTREQLLDDVERFAVDKQLEHILPDLRKGALIAQDPKLFESLTDLSDEDKELIRREKTHRWSQPFMMYFMTILCAGSAIVQGMDQTAVNGAQEYYFAEFGVTDTWIQGLVNGAPYLCSCLIGCWTTAPLNRHFGRRGCIFISCFVSFAATFWMCAAHTWWNLFLGRFLLGLAVGAKSTTTPVYAAECAPASIRGALAMQWQMWTAFGIMLGYIASVAFMDVPSPANLPGLNWRLMFGVTAIPPMLVCAQVYFCPESPRWYMIRNRYQAAYDALCKFRPSKLQAARDLYYIHTALLAEEKMREGKQLWREMFTVPRNRRAAQSSFFVMFMQQFCGVNAIMYYSSSMFRTAGFGLREALLVSLGCGITNWIFALPAVYTIDTFGRRNLLLTTFPLMSIFLFWTGFSFWIENDQARTAMVATGIYLFMIVYSPGEGPVPFTYSAEAFPLYIRDLGMSFATATTWGFNFIVSLTWPSLNLAFTPQGAFGWYAAWNFFGWVTAYFCLPETKALSLEELDQVFSVPTRTHIKHYTEMLPWYFKKWVLRADVPPQKQLYEYHH from the exons ATGGGCGAGAAGGACGATTACccccaggctgctggccAGGACACTCAGCATGTCGAGACATCCAGCTCTATCGCCGCCGGTAAAGAGGATGCAGAACTTGCGAAGGAATGGTCGCGCGACGTGAagggggatgaagaggctATTCCTGCCTCGAAGAAGTTGCACAACCCCTTGGCTGGGTTGACTCGTgagcagctgctggatgatgtcgagCGGTTTGCTGTTGATAAGCAGCTCGAGCATATCCTGCCGGACTTGAGGAAGGGTGCTCTCATTGCTCAGGATCCAAAGCTGTTTGAGTCTCTCACCGATCTGTCTGATGAGGACAAGGAGTTGATCCGTCGAGAGAAGACGCACCGGTGGTCGCAGCCTTTCATGATGTACTTTATGACCA TTCTGTGTGCTGGTTCGGCTATTGTTCAGGGAATGGATCAGACTGCTGTCAACGGGGCGCAAGA ATACTATTTCGCAGAATTTGGTGTCACCGACACTTGGATTCAAGGCCTCGTCAACGGGGCTCCCTACCTGTGCTCGTGTCTCATCGGATGCTGGACAACAGCTCCTCTGAACCGTCACTTTGGTCGTCGAGGGTgtatcttcatctcctgcTTTGTTTCCTTTGCCGCAACCTTCTGGATGTGTGCCGCACATACCTGGTGGAACCTGTTCCTTGGCCGATTCCTGCTTGGTCTTGCTGTCGGTGCGAAGTCTACCACCACCCCTGTCTATGCTGCAGAGTGTGCACCGGCTTCGATTCGAGGCGCCCTGGCTATGCAGTGGCAGATGTGGACGGCTTTTGGAATTATGCTTG GTTATATTGCGTCCGTTGCGTTCATGGATGTCCCTTCGCCTGCCAACCTCCCAGGCCTCAACTGGCGACTGATGTTTGGCGTTACTGCAATTCC TCCAATGCTCGTCTGTGCACAGGTGTACTTCTGCCCGGAGTCTCCCAGATGGTACATGATCCGAAACCGCTACCAGGCTGCGTACGACGCCCTGTGCAAGTTCCGCCCGTCTAAGCTACAGGCTGCGCGAGACCTTTACTACATCCACACTGCCCTGCTggctgaggagaagatgcgTGAAGGCAAGCAGCTCTGGCGTGAGATGTTCACTGTTCCTCGCAACCGCCGCGCCGCACAGTCGTCCTTCTTCGTCATGTTCATGCAACAG TTCTGTGGCGTCAACGCTATCATGTACTACTCATCCTCCATGTTCAGAACCGCTGGATTCGGGCTTCGCGAGGCCCTCCTCGTGTCGTTGGGCTGCGGTATCACAAACTGGATCTTCGCTCTTCCGGCCGTATACACAATTGACACCTTCGGACGACGCAACCTACTGCTCACGACGTTCCCGCTAATGTCCATCTTCCTGTTCTGGACGGGCTTCTCGTTCTGGATCGAGAACGACCAAGCCCGTACCGCCATGGTTGCAACGGGCATCTACCTCTTCATGATAGTTTACTCGCCCGGAGAAGGGCCCGTCCCATTTACATACTCCGCAGAGGCATTC CCCCTCTACATCCGCGACCTAGGCATGTCCTTCGCAACCGCCACAACCTGgggcttcaacttcatcgTCTCCTTGACCTGGCCGTCTCTGAACTTGGCATTCACCCCGCAAGGTGCATTCGGGTGGTACGCGGCCTGGAACTTCTTCGGCTGGGTCACGGCGTACTTCTGTCTTCCTGAGACCAAGGCCCTTTCccttgaggagctggaccagGTCTTCTCGGTGCCGACGCGTACCCATATCAAGCATTATACGGAGATGCTGCCGTGGTATTTCAAGAAGTGGGTTCTGAGGGCTGATGTGCCCCCGCAGAAGCAGTTGTATGAGTATCATCATTAG
- a CDS encoding uncharacterized protein (COG:S;~EggNog:ENOG410PTCG;~SECRETED:SignalP(1-29);~TransMembrane:1 (n12-24c29/30o185-208i)) produces the protein MIRTITTPGPGLAFLLCLQLLPFLPRIQANEATPCYAPDTKRIDDRFMPCISMDGMDSMCCRLNDHDPDICKPNGLCYWENVDGGGRNGLYRGLCTSQGWDTSNCLPKTICADDNAGGNSSYTSQLSDCDNGNYCCGNTTACCTDEKMFTLSPTLVPIGSSSSSSATATVTATVSGKADSSTKTAIGLGVGIPLAVLAIAGAGGGFLWGRRSMKAKYAQIQNQGINMPMGVLGGVGGAQQVDSKSVHEADVVQPQPLELPAGKNDR, from the exons ATGATCAGAACAATCACCACACCGGGCCCAGGCCTGGCATTCCTTCTTTgtctgcagcttcttccctttctgcCCAGAATACAAGCCAACGAAGCGACCCCTTGCTACGCCCCCGACACCAAGCGCATAGACGACAGATTCATGCCATGCATCTCCATGGACGGCATGGACTCCATGTGCTGCCGGCTCAACGATCACGACCCCGACATCTGCAAACCAAACGGTCTCTGCTATTGGGAGAATGTAGACGGGGGCGGCAGAAATGGATTGTACAGGGGTCTCTGCACAAGTCAGGGCTGGGATACCTCAAATTGTTTACCGAAGACCATCTGCGCTGATGATAAT GCCGGCGGGAATTCAAGCTACACATCGCAGCTGAGTGACTGTGACAACGGGAATTATTGCTGCGGGAACACCACCGCCTGCTGCACCGACGAGAAAATGTTCACCCTCAGCCCAACCTTAGTCCCGATCGgatcctcgtccagctctAGTGCTACCGCGACCGTAACGGCGACCGTCTCGGGGAAGGCAGATTCATCTACAAAGACTGCGATCGGGCTCGGGGTGGGCATACCACTAGCTGTCCTTGCGatcgctggcgctggaggtggattcTTATGGGGGAGACGGAGTATGAAGGCGAAATATGCGCAGATTCAGAATCAGGGGATTAATATGCCCATGGGCGTGCTTGGGGGAGTGGGCGGCGCGCAGCAGGTGGATTCGAAATCTGTTCATGAGGCGGATGTTGTGCAGCCGCAGCCTCTGGAGCTTCCTGCTGGGAAGAATGATCGTTGA
- a CDS encoding TauD/TfdA family dioxygenase (COG:I;~EggNog:ENOG410PJYC;~InterPro:IPR042098,IPR003819;~PFAM:PF02668;~go_function: GO:0016491 - oxidoreductase activity [Evidence IEA];~go_process: GO:0055114 - oxidation-reduction process [Evidence IEA]) — protein MTTATVASPVPPALVQGLSTTPAAQPPPGQPDIAYHPDWQKYQARVARRTKTEDLPTTLPEGFPKELKGDLVWDGKTLAQKYDWTYVLSADQLAEIDSAVVHFKSLNLPFGYIAQETFPLPTLHAELRRLSRELHFGHGFFVLRGLDVDRYTREENIIIYTGVSSHIGSVRGRQDAYHKGKRADVVIGHVKDVRSNLGEKRDKEQIKIGTPAYTADKQVFHTDSGDIVSLFALSTAAEGGASRLASTWRVYNHLAAERPNLIHTLSETWTAELFTKTVDDKDRYMSRPLLYYTPASADGKTPDRALLQYGRRYYVGFGELPRSRHLPPITEAQAEALDALHFLGERFGVSTNFEKGDMQYVNNVAILHSRDGFIDSEDKQRHLLRLWLRDPENAWETPAPLASRWDRVYGGVSVDLQTFPLEPHTRSESSPRTK, from the exons ATGACCACCGCAACCGTCGCCAGCCCGGTTCCTCCGGCGCTTGTCCAGGGCCTCAGCACGACCCCGGCTGCGCAGCCTCCGCCCGGCCAGCCAGACATCGCCTATCATCCGGACTGGCAGAAGTACCAGGCCCGAGTTGCCCGCCGCACCAAGACTGAGGACCTCCCAACGACGCTGCCCGAAGGGTTCCCCAAGGAGTTGAAGGGCGATCTGGTCTGGGACGGCAAGACTCTCGCCCAGAAGTACGACTGGACCTACGTGCTCTCGGCGGACCAGTTAGCGGAAATCGACAGCGCCGTCGTTCATTTCAAGT CTCTCAATCTCCCCTTTGGCTACATCGCTCAGGAGACGTTCCCGCTTCCCACCCTGCATGCAGAGCTGCGCCGCCTGTCCCGCGAGCTGCATTTTGGTCacggcttcttcgtcctccgcgGCCTTGATGTCGATCGGTACACGCGCGAGGAAAACATCATCATCTACACTGGTGTCTCCTCGCACATCGGCTCCGTTCGCGGCCGGCAGGACGCGTATCACAAGGGCAAGCGCGCCGACGTGGTCATTGGGCATGTAAAGGACGTCAGATCTAACCTtggagagaaaagagacaAGGAACAGATCAAGATCGGCACTCCAGCATACACCGCCGACAAGCAGGTCTTCCATACCGATTCAGGCGATATTGTCTCGCTGTTCGCGCTCTCGACGGCTGCTGAGGGAGGTGCCAGTCGTTTGGCCAGCACGTGGCGCGTATACAATCACCTGGCGGCAGAGAGACCTAACCTCATCCACACGTTGAGTGAAACGTGGACTGCGGAGCT CTTCACCAAGACTGTCGACGACAAGGACAGATATATGAGCCGACCCTTGCTGTACTACACACCCGCCAGCGCCGACGGCAAGACTCCCGACAGAGCGCTGCTTCAGTATGGCCGGCGCTACTATGTCGGGTTTGGGGAGCTTCCGCGCAGCAGGCACCTGCCACCCATCACCGAGGCCCAAGCCGAGGCTCTTGACGCTCTGCACTTCCTGGGTGAACGATTTGGAGTGTCAACCAACTTCGAGAAGGGCGACATGCAATACGTTAACAATGTGGCCATACTTCACTCGCGGGATGGGTTTATTGACTCGGAGGACAAGCA GAGACACCTGCTACGCCTGTGGCTCCGCGATCCCGAGAACGCGTGGGAGACTCCAGCACCGCTCGCTTCGAGATGGGATCGCGTGTATGGTGGAGTGAGTGTCGACTTGCAGACGTTCCCGCTCGAGCCTCACACCCGTAGCGAGAGTTCGCCCCGGACGAAGTGA
- a CDS encoding uncharacterized protein (COG:E;~EggNog:ENOG410PW6R;~InterPro:IPR002293;~PFAM:PF00324,PF13520;~TransMembrane:11 (o35-55i67-89o109-130i151-171o183-202i261-284o314-338i359-382o394-413i425-446o458-479i);~go_component: GO:0016020 - membrane [Evidence IEA];~go_function: GO:0022857 - transmembrane transporter activity [Evidence IEA];~go_process: GO:0055085 - transmembrane transport [Evidence IEA]), whose product MAVNPNTKAPAIVAEAEENTQLQVDESHILQGRSIGVFGAISLIVNKIVGAGIFSTPATIFKLSGSVGMALMIWLIAGFISACGALVMLELGTSMPRSGGMKVYLEKAFSPRLLVTCVYLFYCVFLQVSASNAITASSYLLKAAGLATTTWRLRGLAIGASTFSVGIHTVWPKGGKALQDVLSFVKLFILFFIVCSGFAALAGHRKVPNPHNFDLATSFEGTSSDGYSIGSALLNAIFAFHGYDNVNVLSEVKRPHKTLRIALPVAMGLITVLYILANIAYFSAVPKEEFIDSDITIAASMFKNIFDESAAVKALPALVAISAIGHLLGIAFTVPRVIQELGKDGITPFPSLIMQNRPFQTPAVALAIHLCVTIIFICAPPAGDAFNFVVKLSSYPTTVMLTATTFALIKLRYSRSADYEPTYSTPWVIILFYLAGSLFLVVMPFIPPNGSKETYGLPYYLSPLVALAILALGFLYYALRFLVLPWVFQYELHQVTVGLADGSRVRRYRRKT is encoded by the exons ATGGCAGTAAACCCTAACACCAAAG CTCCGGCCATAgtggccgaggccgaggaaAACACACAACTTCAAGTGGATGAGAGCCATATTTTGCAGGGCAGGAGCATCGGAGTATTTGGGGCCATCTCCTTGATCGTGAACAAGATTGTTGGGGCAGG GATTTTCTCTACTCCTGCAACCATCTTCAAGCTTAGTGGGAGTGTTGGAATGGCACTTATGATCTGGCTCATCGCGGGTTTTATCTCCGCTTGTGGCGCCCTTGTGATGCTGGAACTTGGCACCAGTATGCCCCGGTCCGGGGGGATGAAGGTCTACCTGGAAAAGGCGTTTTCACCACGCCTCCTGGTGACTTGTGTCTACCTTTTCTACTGCGTTTTCCTTC AGGTCTCTGCAAGCAATGCAATTACAGCATCTTCATATCTCCTAAAAGCCGCAGGGCTAGCTACAACTACATGGCGATTACGTGGATTGGCCATTGGTGCCTCTACCTTCTCGGTGGGCATACACACAGTATGGCCTAAGGGAGGCAAGGCCCTGCAGGATGTTCTCAGTTTCGTCAAGCTCTTCATTCTGTTCTTCATTGTTTGTTCGGGGTTTGCCGCTCTTGCTGGCCATCGGAAGGTTCCAAACCCGCATAATTTTGATCTCGCTACCTCGTTTGAAGGAACATCATCGGACGGCTACAGCATAGGGTCCGCGCTTCTAAATGCCATATTTGCCTTCCATGGTTACGACAATGTCAAT GTCTTGTCGGAGGTAAAAAGGCCACATAAGACACTACGAATTGCCCTCCCTGTTGCTATGGGTCTGATTACTGTACTCTACATTCTTGCAAACATTGCATAT TTTTCGGCCGTACCAAAAGAGGAATTTATTGATTCTGATATTACTATTGCTGCATCCATGTTCAAGAACATATTCGACGAGTCTGCGGCAGTCAAAGCTCTCCCAGCCTTGGTGGCTATCTCTGCCATTGGGCACCTCCTTGGTATTGCATTTACAGTTC CACGGGTCATACAAGAGCTAGGCAAGGACGGGATCACACCTTTCCCAAGCCTTATAATGCAAAACAGGCCATTCCAGACTCCTGCTGTCGCACTTGCTATACATCTCTGCGTGACAATCATTTTTATCTGTGCACCACCAGCAGGTGATGCGTTCAACTTTGTTGTAAAGCTTTCATCATACCCTACAACCGTGATGTTGACCGCAACCACATTCGCACTCATCAAGCTGCGCTATTCCAGGAGTGCGGACTACGAGCCAACATACTCCACCCCGTGGGTTATTATCCTATTCTACCTTGCTGGTAGCCTT TTTCTGGTCGTAATGCCTTTCATTCCGCCCAACGGCAGCAAAGAGACATACGGCTTACCGTACTATCTGTCTCCATTGGTGGCCCTGGCCATCTTGGCGTTGGGTTTTCTATACTATGCTTTACGCTTTTTGGTGCTACCCTGGGTGTTCCAGTATGAGCTGCATCAGGTCACAGTGGGGCTTGCCGATGGATCTCGGGTTAGACGGTATAGACGCAAGACTTGA